A genome region from Ligilactobacillus cholophilus includes the following:
- the metG gene encoding methionine--tRNA ligase — MANKPTFYVTTPIYYPSGRLHIGNAYTTIACDVLARYKRLQGYNVFFLTGTDEHGLKIEQKAKKMGITPKEYVDKMAADIQELWDKLEITNDKFIRTTDDYHEKSIQKIFEKLLEQGDIYKGTYKGWYSVSDEEYFTESQLKEVFRNEKGEMIGGVAPSGHEVQLVEEECYFFKMSKYADRLVKYYEEHPEFIEPVSRKQEMLNNFIKPGLEDLAITRTSFDWGIHVPSDPKHVVYVWIDALCNYITALGYGSKDDELFKEFWPADIQMVGKEIVRFHTIYWPIMLMALDLPLPKHIVGHGWLVMKDGKMSKSKGNVIYPETIVDRYGLDSLRYYLMKAVPFGNDGRFTPEDFVEKMNFDLANDLGNLLNRTVAMVNKYRDGKVPTLHTNVTDFDIDLEETANNAIQAYCDNLEKTYFAKALDSLWKLVSRTNKYIDETEPWKLAKNETADAQAKLDSVLAHLVASLRVIAILLQPVMMHAPKQIFEQLGLSVDNMQIKDLSYFDMPAEANVVKKGTPIFPRLDKDDEIKYMQSMMTANEKAKGRKNMAKEAQAAFDPEKTTLNLTKKEIRFDKFEKVEMKVCEIKAVEKVKDADKLLKFQLDAGDQGDRQIISGIADWYKHPEELVGKKVIAVTNLQPRKMRGELSQGMLLSAEFGDQVQLLTVPNNIPNGSLIG; from the coding sequence ATGGCAAATAAGCCTACTTTTTATGTGACTACCCCTATTTACTATCCATCAGGACGTTTACACATTGGAAATGCATATACTACTATTGCATGTGACGTATTAGCACGTTACAAACGTCTACAAGGATATAATGTTTTCTTTTTAACAGGTACAGATGAACATGGTCTTAAGATTGAACAAAAAGCTAAAAAGATGGGAATTACTCCTAAAGAATATGTAGATAAAATGGCTGCTGATATTCAAGAATTATGGGATAAACTTGAAATCACAAATGATAAATTTATTCGTACAACGGATGATTATCATGAAAAATCAATTCAAAAGATCTTTGAAAAATTACTTGAACAAGGTGATATCTATAAAGGAACATACAAGGGTTGGTATTCTGTTTCAGATGAAGAATACTTTACTGAATCTCAATTAAAAGAAGTTTTCAGAAATGAAAAGGGTGAAATGATTGGTGGAGTTGCTCCATCAGGTCATGAAGTTCAATTAGTTGAAGAAGAATGTTATTTCTTTAAGATGAGTAAATATGCAGATCGTTTAGTTAAATACTATGAAGAACATCCAGAATTTATTGAACCTGTTTCTCGTAAACAAGAAATGTTAAACAACTTTATTAAACCAGGATTAGAAGATCTTGCAATTACTCGTACAAGTTTTGATTGGGGAATTCACGTTCCTTCTGATCCAAAACATGTTGTTTATGTTTGGATTGATGCATTATGTAACTATATTACTGCTTTAGGATATGGTTCAAAAGATGACGAGTTATTTAAAGAATTTTGGCCTGCAGATATTCAAATGGTAGGTAAAGAAATTGTTCGTTTCCATACAATTTATTGGCCAATTATGTTAATGGCATTAGATTTACCATTACCAAAACATATTGTTGGTCATGGCTGGCTCGTTATGAAAGACGGTAAAATGTCTAAATCTAAAGGAAATGTAATTTATCCTGAAACGATTGTTGATCGTTATGGATTAGACTCATTACGTTACTACTTAATGAAGGCTGTTCCATTTGGAAATGATGGTCGCTTTACTCCTGAAGATTTTGTTGAAAAAATGAATTTCGATTTAGCAAATGACCTTGGAAACTTACTTAATCGGACAGTTGCAATGGTTAATAAATATCGTGATGGTAAGGTACCAACATTGCACACAAATGTAACTGATTTTGATATAGATTTAGAAGAAACTGCAAACAATGCAATTCAAGCATATTGCGATAATTTAGAAAAAACATATTTTGCCAAAGCTTTAGATAGTTTATGGAAATTAGTTTCACGGACTAATAAATACATTGATGAAACTGAACCATGGAAATTAGCAAAAAATGAAACTGCAGATGCTCAAGCTAAGTTAGACAGTGTATTAGCTCACTTAGTAGCAAGTTTACGTGTGATTGCAATTCTACTTCAACCAGTAATGATGCATGCACCAAAACAAATTTTTGAACAATTAGGTTTATCAGTTGATAATATGCAAATTAAGGACTTATCATATTTTGATATGCCTGCAGAAGCAAATGTTGTAAAGAAGGGAACACCAATTTTCCCACGCTTAGACAAAGATGATGAAATTAAATATATGCAATCAATGATGACTGCAAATGAGAAAGCTAAGGGTCGTAAAAATATGGCTAAAGAAGCTCAAGCAGCATTTGATCCTGAAAAAACAACTCTTAATTTAACTAAAAAAGAAATTCGTTTTGACAAATTCGAAAAAGTTGAAATGAAAGTATGTGAAATTAAGGCTGTTGAAAAAGTTAAGGATGCAGATAAATTATTAAAATTCCAATTAGATGCAGGAGATCAAGGTGATCGCCAAATTATTTCAGGAATAGCTGATTGGTACAAACATCCAGAAGAATTAGTTGGAAAGAAAGTAATTGCTGTAACTAATTTACAACCACGTAAAATGCGCGGCGAATTAAGTCAAGGAATGTTACTTTCTGCAGAATTTGGAGATCAAGTTCAATTATTGACTGTACCAAATAATATCCCAAATGGATCATTAATAGGTTAA
- a CDS encoding TatD family hydrolase, which produces MSIFDSHTHINAPEFDEDIPDVIERARAMNVNDMLVLGYDRESADKMVELINQYDNIYGAVGIHPEDAAKYDEDQLRIYLIEPKVKAVGEIGLDYHCDVDHDLQKEVFRKQIALAHELHLPISIHTRDAFEDTFDILEETNGAKYGGIMHSFNGDVQWAQQFLELGMEISFSGVVTFDNAKEVQEAAKYVPKEHLLVETDAPYLTPMPYRNQMNEPGMTRYTVEFLAKLRNESVDELSNQTSQNAKRVLRI; this is translated from the coding sequence ATTTCAATTTTTGATTCACATACACACATTAATGCACCTGAATTTGATGAAGATATACCTGATGTAATTGAACGTGCTCGAGCTATGAACGTTAATGATATGCTTGTTTTAGGATATGATCGTGAAAGTGCAGATAAAATGGTTGAATTAATCAATCAATACGATAACATATATGGTGCTGTAGGTATTCATCCTGAAGATGCTGCTAAATATGATGAAGATCAATTACGTATTTATTTAATTGAACCAAAAGTCAAAGCGGTTGGTGAAATTGGCTTAGATTATCATTGTGATGTTGATCATGATTTACAAAAGGAAGTTTTTAGAAAGCAAATTGCATTAGCACATGAATTACATCTCCCAATTAGTATACATACTCGCGATGCATTTGAAGATACATTTGATATTTTAGAAGAAACCAATGGTGCCAAGTATGGTGGAATTATGCATAGTTTTAATGGTGATGTTCAGTGGGCACAACAATTTTTAGAATTAGGAATGGAAATTTCATTTAGTGGAGTAGTAACCTTTGATAATGCAAAAGAAGTTCAAGAAGCTGCTAAATATGTACCAAAAGAACATTTATTAGTTGAAACCGATGCTCCATATTTAACGCCGATGCCTTATCGTAATCAAATGAATGAACCAGGAATGACGCGTTATACAGTAGAATTTTTAGCAAAATTACGTAATGAAAGTGTAGATGAATTATCAAATCAAACAAGTCAAAATGCAAAGAGGGTTTTAAGAATTTAA
- the rnmV gene encoding ribonuclease M5 — MKIQEVIVVEGKDDTKRINMAVNADTIETRGSAISDETLDQIARLQDQRGVIVFTDPDFSGEKIRKIIQEAVPGVKHAFLKRCDAVPSHQGSLGVEHASVEVIREALKNLYTEMPDAPALISRETLMQKGLVNGKNAKEKRELLGEILNIGYTNGKQLYKRLRLFEITPGDFEEAMKQVNQ; from the coding sequence ATGAAAATTCAAGAAGTAATTGTTGTCGAAGGTAAAGATGACACCAAAAGAATAAATATGGCAGTAAATGCTGATACAATTGAAACTCGTGGTTCAGCAATTAGTGATGAAACTTTAGATCAAATTGCTCGTTTACAAGACCAGCGAGGAGTAATAGTGTTTACTGATCCTGATTTTTCAGGTGAAAAAATCAGGAAAATTATCCAAGAAGCAGTTCCAGGTGTTAAACATGCATTTCTTAAAAGATGTGATGCTGTGCCAAGTCATCAAGGTAGTTTAGGAGTAGAACATGCAAGTGTAGAAGTCATTCGCGAAGCGCTTAAAAATCTATATACAGAAATGCCAGATGCCCCTGCATTGATTTCACGTGAAACGTTAATGCAAAAGGGATTGGTGAATGGTAAAAACGCTAAAGAAAAGCGAGAATTACTTGGGGAAATTTTAAATATTGGATATACAAATGGAAAACAACTATATAAAAGATTACGTTTATTTGAAATTACTCCAGGAGATTTTGAAGAAGCAATGAAACAAGTAAATCAATAG
- the rsmA gene encoding 16S rRNA (adenine(1518)-N(6)/adenine(1519)-N(6))-dimethyltransferase RsmA produces the protein MTNEIEIANPTRTRAIMETYGLDFKKSLGQNFLTDINILHHIVSTAEVSADDDVIEVGPGIGALTEQIAKEAHQVMALEIDERLIPVLEETLSPYSNVTVLNQDVLKADLSKLISENFDGKHHIKLVANLPYYITTPIIMHLLESDIKFDSIVVMMQKEVAERLTAQPKTKEYGSLSIAVQYYTNAEIAFIVPKTVFVPQPKIDSAVVKLIPQKRDKAPINEKQFMNVVKGCFAHRRKNLWNNLQGMYGKKKEIKEALERVLKQVEIDKKVRPEELTINDFIDLANALIEFD, from the coding sequence ATGACGAATGAAATTGAAATTGCTAATCCAACACGGACAAGAGCAATAATGGAAACTTATGGCTTGGATTTTAAGAAAAGCTTAGGTCAAAACTTTTTAACTGATATTAATATATTGCATCATATTGTTTCTACTGCTGAAGTTAGTGCTGATGATGACGTAATTGAAGTTGGTCCTGGAATTGGTGCTTTAACTGAACAAATTGCAAAAGAAGCTCACCAAGTAATGGCATTAGAAATTGATGAACGATTGATTCCTGTTTTAGAAGAAACTTTATCACCATATTCTAATGTTACTGTTTTAAATCAAGATGTATTAAAGGCGGACTTATCAAAGCTGATCAGTGAAAATTTTGATGGAAAACATCATATTAAATTGGTTGCTAACTTGCCTTACTATATTACTACGCCAATTATTATGCACTTATTGGAAAGTGATATTAAATTTGACTCAATTGTAGTTATGATGCAAAAAGAAGTTGCAGAGCGGCTTACTGCACAACCTAAAACTAAGGAATATGGTTCTTTGTCAATTGCAGTTCAATACTACACTAATGCAGAAATTGCATTTATCGTTCCTAAAACTGTTTTTGTACCACAGCCAAAAATCGATTCAGCTGTGGTAAAACTTATTCCACAAAAACGAGATAAGGCACCAATTAATGAAAAACAATTCATGAATGTTGTAAAGGGATGCTTTGCACATCGTAGAAAAAATTTATGGAATAATTTACAAGGAATGTATGGTAAGAAAAAAGAAATCAAGGAAGCTCTTGAAAGAGTCCTAAAGCAAGTTGAAATTGATAAAAAAGTACGTCCAGAAGAGTTAACAATTAATGATTTCATAGATTTGGCTAATGCATTAATAGAATTTGATTAG
- a CDS encoding Veg family protein: MPSTLAKIKSMLDNCIGKNLTVTSHIGRKKVVKRKGILSETFPSIFVVELDHDESAVERVSYSYTDILTKNILVEFEGQEAGLLGGTIANEELVENAEDF; this comes from the coding sequence ATGCCAAGCACTTTAGCAAAAATCAAATCAATGTTAGATAATTGTATTGGAAAAAATTTGACAGTTACATCGCATATTGGAAGAAAAAAGGTCGTTAAACGTAAAGGAATATTAAGTGAGACTTTTCCTTCTATTTTTGTGGTAGAACTTGATCATGATGAAAGTGCTGTTGAACGTGTTTCATATAGCTACACTGACATATTGACAAAAAATATTCTAGTGGAATTTGAAGGTCAAGAAGCTGGGTTACTAGGTGGAACAATTGCTAATGAAGAATTAGTAGAGAATGCAGAAGACTTTTAA
- a CDS encoding alpha/beta hydrolase: MKKFLKILFKVLISIVIIAILVQGILLVPSPQKDLRMNQLRKNITYSDVPTLLINGYGGSNYTYNKMINYYQKQNIAQKTMTIHVTPTGKVHVTGSVKNKKNALIQLLFDWNLSPTYDPQVKWLKSVLKVLHNQYGINELNVVGHSWGGTEFLHALGQYKWIQRNIAFNKVILLGVPVNEAANNHVTYAEAKRRNITDAEYLELKHEYQELNPVKKIKFYNVMADYKDNTDTSVPNVQSEFLMSILNPEWSSCMTKKIRGIKHSALHQNVNVLKYVAHLLY, from the coding sequence ATGAAAAAGTTTTTAAAAATACTATTCAAAGTTTTAATTTCAATAGTAATAATTGCAATTTTAGTACAAGGAATTCTGTTAGTCCCAAGTCCACAAAAAGATTTGAGAATGAATCAATTGCGTAAAAATATTACATATTCTGATGTGCCAACACTTTTAATAAATGGATATGGTGGAAGCAATTATACTTATAATAAAATGATAAATTATTATCAAAAACAAAATATTGCTCAAAAGACAATGACAATTCATGTAACACCAACAGGAAAAGTCCATGTTACTGGAAGTGTAAAAAATAAAAAGAATGCATTGATTCAATTATTATTTGACTGGAATTTATCTCCTACATATGATCCACAAGTAAAGTGGTTAAAGAGTGTATTAAAAGTTTTGCATAATCAATATGGAATTAATGAATTAAACGTTGTTGGACATTCATGGGGTGGAACTGAATTTTTGCACGCATTAGGACAGTATAAGTGGATTCAAAGAAATATTGCTTTCAATAAGGTCATCTTATTAGGTGTACCAGTAAATGAAGCGGCAAACAATCATGTAACCTATGCAGAAGCAAAAAGAAGGAATATTACAGATGCTGAATATTTAGAATTAAAACATGAATATCAGGAATTGAATCCCGTGAAAAAAATCAAGTTTTATAATGTAATGGCTGATTATAAGGATAATACAGATACGTCAGTTCCTAATGTTCAATCTGAATTTTTGATGAGTATTTTAAATCCCGAATGGTCATCGTGTATGACTAAAAAAATAAGGGGGATTAAGCATTCTGCATTGCATCAAAATGTTAATGTATTAAAATATGTGGCACATTTATTATATTAG
- the ispE gene encoding 4-(cytidine 5'-diphospho)-2-C-methyl-D-erythritol kinase yields MEILEKAPAKLNLSLDALFRHLDGDPEWKMVMTAIDLADYVYLDTNDQTNEIIVQTNTGFLPQDRRNLAYQAARTLQKKFNINAGVTITIEKKIPVSAGMGGGSADAGAVLRGLNKLWNLNLSLQELAEIGLEIDSDVPFCVYSCPALVEGKGEKITPIGSLNSLWFVVAKPQASVSTPSILKQIDFCEIQHLDVQKVVDAIHNQDWNLLFQSMGNSLEPITTQKYPEITNIKEKMVKFGAQVAQMSGTGPTVFGITQTESRAQHIYNSLRGFCKEVYLVRPFNLTNR; encoded by the coding sequence ATGGAGATTTTAGAAAAAGCTCCTGCAAAACTAAATTTAAGTTTAGACGCTTTATTTCGCCATTTAGATGGAGATCCTGAGTGGAAAATGGTTATGACTGCTATTGATTTAGCAGATTATGTATATCTTGATACTAACGACCAAACTAATGAAATTATTGTTCAAACTAATACTGGTTTCCTACCTCAAGATCGACGCAACCTAGCATATCAAGCTGCTAGAACCCTTCAAAAGAAATTTAATATAAACGCAGGAGTAACAATAACCATCGAAAAGAAAATTCCCGTTTCTGCTGGTATGGGCGGAGGATCAGCAGATGCTGGTGCTGTGTTACGTGGTTTAAATAAATTATGGAATTTAAACTTATCCTTACAAGAGTTAGCAGAAATTGGTCTTGAAATTGACTCTGATGTTCCTTTCTGCGTATATAGTTGCCCTGCTTTAGTTGAAGGTAAAGGTGAAAAAATCACTCCTATTGGCAGTTTAAATTCTCTATGGTTTGTCGTTGCTAAACCTCAAGCAAGTGTTTCAACTCCAAGCATTTTAAAACAAATTGATTTCTGCGAAATTCAACATCTCGATGTACAAAAAGTTGTTGATGCAATCCATAATCAAGATTGGAATTTACTTTTCCAAAGCATGGGAAATAGCTTAGAACCAATCACTACACAAAAATATCCAGAAATTACTAACATTAAAGAAAAAATGGTTAAATTTGGTGCACAAGTAGCGCAAATGAGTGGCACTGGCCCCACTGTTTTTGGTATCACTCAAACCGAATCTCGTGCACAACATATTTACAATAGTTTACGTGGATTCTGCAAAGAAGTATATCTTGTACGCCCATTTAATTTAACTAATCGCTAA
- the purR gene encoding pur operon repressor, whose protein sequence is MKVRRSERLIDMTSYFLDHPHKLVSLTNFAKHYESAKSSISEDLSIIKRTFAQRGLGILETIPGAAGGARFIPSIGEKEAEKFVWEMAAELSQESRLLPGGYVYLSDLLGDPEVLRHIGRMIAREYIGRQIDAVMTVATKGVPIAQSVAYYLNIPFVIVRRDSKITEGSTVSVNYVSGSSERIEKMELSKRSLDRGSHVLIVDDFMKGGGTINGMRSMIEEFESEVVGVTVFAETSVNEGKRLVDDYTSILNVDNVNKSGGSIHVSAGNYLERVFANPKKEQVDLGAETNFFN, encoded by the coding sequence ATGAAAGTACGTCGAAGTGAGCGACTAATTGATATGACAAGCTATTTTTTAGATCATCCACACAAATTAGTTTCACTTACTAATTTTGCAAAACATTATGAATCAGCTAAGTCATCAATTAGTGAAGATTTGTCAATCATCAAAAGAACTTTTGCCCAACGTGGTTTAGGAATTTTAGAGACGATTCCAGGAGCCGCTGGTGGAGCACGTTTTATTCCATCTATTGGTGAAAAAGAAGCTGAAAAATTTGTTTGGGAAATGGCAGCTGAACTTTCTCAAGAAAGTCGTTTATTGCCTGGCGGATATGTTTATTTATCTGACTTGTTAGGCGATCCTGAAGTTTTACGGCATATTGGACGAATGATTGCGCGCGAATACATTGGTCGTCAAATTGATGCTGTTATGACTGTAGCTACAAAGGGTGTTCCTATTGCACAAAGTGTAGCATATTATTTAAATATTCCATTTGTAATTGTTCGTCGTGATTCAAAAATTACAGAAGGTTCAACTGTATCAGTTAACTATGTTTCTGGTTCAAGTGAGAGAATTGAAAAAATGGAGTTATCAAAACGTAGTTTAGATCGTGGATCACATGTTTTGATCGTTGATGACTTTATGAAAGGCGGCGGAACAATTAATGGGATGCGTTCAATGATTGAAGAATTTGAATCTGAAGTTGTTGGGGTAACTGTTTTTGCTGAAACGTCAGTTAATGAAGGTAAACGTTTAGTTGACGATTATACTTCAATATTAAATGTTGATAATGTAAATAAATCAGGTGGTTCTATTCACGTTAGTGCTGGTAACTACTTAGAAAGAGTATTTGCTAATCCTAAAAAAGAACAAGTTGATTTAGGAGCAGAAACAAATTTCTTTAATTAA
- the glmU gene encoding bifunctional UDP-N-acetylglucosamine diphosphorylase/glucosamine-1-phosphate N-acetyltransferase GlmU has translation MTSRFAIILAAGQGTRMKSKLYKVLHQVCGKAMVDHVLSQLEKEDVDQILTIVGHGAEKVKETLGNRTEYALQAEQLGTGHAVMQAEDFLGDKDGMTLVVCGDTPLFTAKTFDKLFEYHEKNHDAATVLTAKTDNPFGYGRVIRNFDGEVEKIVEQKDATPEEAKVSEINTGVYVFDNKKLFETLHQINNDNAQGEYYLPDVIGILQSQNEKIGAYQMNDFNESMGVNDRVALSKATKIMQKRINEQHMRNGVTIIDPENTYIDADVQIGADTIIEPGVQLKGKTVIGEDCTIGAHSQIIDCVIEDGVTVTTSYLEQSTMHKNSNIGPYSHLRPLADIGENVHIGNFVEVKKAQIGKDTKVGHLTYVGDATLGKEINVGCGTIFINYDGMNKHHTNVGDFSFIGSGANLVAPLEIGDHAYVAAGSTITNDVPPHAMGIGRGRQVNKEGYYDKYPVAEAAKKIEKAENNK, from the coding sequence ATGACATCAAGATTTGCAATTATTTTAGCTGCGGGTCAAGGTACTCGAATGAAGTCAAAATTATATAAAGTTTTACATCAAGTTTGTGGTAAAGCAATGGTTGATCATGTATTATCACAACTTGAAAAAGAAGATGTTGATCAAATTTTAACAATTGTTGGTCATGGAGCAGAAAAAGTAAAAGAAACACTTGGAAATCGTACAGAATATGCTTTACAAGCTGAACAATTAGGAACAGGCCATGCTGTAATGCAAGCTGAAGATTTTTTAGGTGATAAAGATGGTATGACATTAGTTGTATGTGGTGATACTCCATTATTTACAGCCAAAACATTTGATAAGTTATTTGAATATCACGAAAAGAATCATGATGCAGCAACTGTGTTAACAGCTAAGACAGATAATCCATTTGGTTATGGACGAGTAATTCGTAATTTTGACGGCGAAGTTGAAAAAATCGTTGAACAAAAAGATGCAACACCTGAAGAAGCAAAAGTTAGTGAAATTAATACAGGTGTATATGTTTTTGATAATAAAAAATTATTTGAAACACTTCATCAAATTAATAATGACAATGCACAAGGTGAATACTACTTACCAGATGTAATTGGTATTTTGCAAAGTCAAAATGAAAAAATCGGTGCATATCAAATGAATGACTTTAATGAATCAATGGGTGTTAATGATCGTGTTGCATTATCAAAAGCTACTAAAATTATGCAAAAACGTATTAATGAACAACATATGAGAAATGGTGTAACAATCATTGATCCAGAAAATACATACATTGATGCTGATGTACAAATCGGTGCAGATACAATCATCGAACCAGGTGTTCAATTAAAGGGTAAGACTGTAATTGGTGAAGATTGTACAATTGGTGCTCATTCTCAAATCATTGATTGTGTAATTGAAGATGGTGTGACAGTAACAACTTCATACTTAGAACAATCCACAATGCATAAAAATTCTAATATTGGGCCATACAGTCATTTACGCCCATTAGCAGATATTGGTGAAAATGTTCATATTGGAAACTTTGTAGAAGTTAAGAAAGCACAAATCGGCAAAGATACTAAAGTTGGTCATTTGACATATGTTGGAGATGCAACTTTAGGTAAAGAGATTAATGTTGGATGTGGAACAATCTTTATTAATTACGATGGAATGAACAAGCATCATACTAATGTTGGCGACTTCTCATTTATCGGAAGTGGTGCTAATTTAGTTGCTCCATTAGAAATTGGTGATCATGCATATGTTGCTGCAGGCTCAACAATTACAAATGATGTTCCTCCTCATGCAATGGGAATTGGACGTGGCCGCCAAGTAAATAAAGAAGGCTATTATGATAAATATCCTGTTGCTGAAGCAGCAAAAAAGATTGAAAAGGCAGAAAATAATAAATAA
- a CDS encoding ribose-phosphate diphosphokinase: MAEQSYSSKVKIFALNSNKPLAKKIADAVGVPLGKTSVDRFSDGEIRINIEESIRGDEIFIIQSTSAPVNDNLMELLIMIDALRRASASTINVVIPYYGYARQDRKARSREPITAKLVADMLEKAGADRVIVLDLHAAQIQGFFDIPVDHLMGAPLLADYFLKNNLEKDAVVVSPDHGGVTRARKLAEFLKAPIAIIDKRRPKANVAEIMNIIGSVDNKRCIIIDDMIDTAGTITLASQALMDAGAKEVYACATHPVLSGPAIERLDKSPIKKIIVTDSIQIPEEKQIDKLTQVSVGPLIGDAIRRIHENKPVSPLFKNRFRSDSTPNED; this comes from the coding sequence ATGGCTGAACAAAGTTATAGTTCAAAAGTAAAAATTTTTGCTTTGAATTCAAACAAACCGTTAGCAAAGAAAATTGCAGATGCTGTTGGAGTACCCCTTGGTAAGACATCTGTAGATCGTTTTAGTGATGGAGAAATTCGGATTAACATTGAAGAAAGTATCCGTGGTGATGAAATTTTTATTATTCAATCAACTTCAGCTCCTGTTAACGATAACTTGATGGAATTGTTAATTATGATTGATGCATTGCGTCGAGCAAGTGCTTCAACAATTAACGTAGTAATTCCATATTATGGTTATGCACGACAAGATCGAAAAGCTCGCTCTCGTGAACCAATTACTGCTAAGTTAGTAGCTGATATGTTAGAAAAAGCAGGTGCTGATCGTGTGATTGTACTTGATTTACATGCAGCTCAAATTCAAGGATTCTTTGATATTCCTGTTGATCATTTAATGGGTGCACCATTATTAGCTGATTATTTCTTAAAGAATAACTTAGAAAAAGATGCAGTAGTTGTTTCACCTGATCATGGTGGAGTTACACGTGCACGTAAGTTGGCTGAGTTCTTAAAAGCTCCAATTGCAATTATCGACAAGCGACGTCCTAAAGCAAATGTGGCAGAAATCATGAATATTATTGGTTCGGTTGATAACAAGCGTTGCATTATTATTGATGATATGATCGATACAGCTGGTACAATTACTTTAGCATCACAAGCATTAATGGATGCTGGTGCAAAAGAAGTTTATGCCTGTGCAACTCACCCAGTATTATCAGGTCCAGCAATTGAACGGTTAGATAAGTCTCCAATTAAGAAAATCATTGTAACGGATTCAATTCAAATTCCAGAAGAAAAGCAAATCGATAAATTGACACAAGTTTCAGTTGGTCCACTTATCGGTGATGCTATTCGTAGAATTCATGAAAATAAACCAGTTAGTCCATTGTTTAAGAATCGTTTTCGTTCAGATTCAACACCAAATGAAGACTAA
- the nagB gene encoding glucosamine-6-phosphate deaminase — protein MKIIIVKDPIDGGKQGLKRFQKAKANGAKVFGLATGSTPITTYKEICKSDLDFSDDVSINLDEYVGLSADNPQSYHYYMQEHLFSYKPFKHSYIPDGTNLNTENEIKRYNQIIADNPIDLQLLGLGRNGHIGFNEPGTPFDSKTNRIKLTQSTIDANARFFDNENEVPKEAYSMGIGLIMKAKHILLEAYGKQKAQAVKAMVEGPITTDVPASVLQNHPDVTIILDKLAASLLEKK, from the coding sequence ATGAAAATCATTATCGTTAAAGATCCAATTGATGGTGGTAAACAAGGATTAAAGAGATTCCAAAAAGCTAAAGCAAATGGAGCTAAAGTTTTTGGATTAGCGACTGGAAGTACTCCGATTACAACATACAAAGAAATTTGTAAAAGTGATTTAGATTTTTCTGATGATGTCTCAATTAACTTAGATGAGTACGTTGGATTAAGTGCAGATAATCCACAAAGTTATCACTATTATATGCAAGAACACTTATTTAGTTATAAACCCTTTAAACACTCATATATTCCGGATGGAACTAACTTGAATACAGAAAATGAAATTAAAAGATATAATCAAATCATTGCCGATAATCCTATTGATTTGCAATTATTAGGATTAGGAAGAAATGGACATATTGGATTTAATGAACCAGGAACACCATTTGATTCTAAAACAAATCGTATTAAATTAACGCAATCAACTATTGATGCGAACGCACGATTTTTTGATAATGAAAATGAAGTTCCTAAAGAAGCATATTCGATGGGAATCGGTTTGATAATGAAAGCTAAACATATTTTACTGGAAGCATATGGTAAGCAAAAAGCGCAAGCAGTAAAGGCAATGGTAGAAGGTCCTATTACAACGGACGTTCCTGCAAGTGTATTACAAAATCATCCCGACGTAACAATTATTTTAGATAAACTTGCTGCATCATTGTTAGAGAAAAAATAG